GCTTCTTGCTTGCTTGGATCAAGATGCCAAGCCCAAAAAGCAGGGAGCATTTTGTACTGATCGCCCAGAAATCCACTAAGAATATTTTTAAACTTGGCTTGTAATAACCAAAACTCATCATAAACAAAAGCAAAGACTGGTAATAATTCTTGACTTGCGAGTCTAGAAATTACTGATTCTAGTTTAGTAAAATCAAAACCCAAATCTAATTGATTAAGCTGAACGTAGCCCTCCTTAATCATCAGATCTTGAGCTTCTTGACCAAGAGCAGCCACGTGCGCTTTAATTTCAAGCTCTTCTATATTTAGTTCTGGTGCAAATTGGCACCAAAAATCTTTGGAAACTAAATCCATACTATAATTTTACCCATGTATATAAGAAAACTAATGGATTGTGAGGAGTTTATAGCTGGAGACAACACTATGCTTAGAGAAATCCTTCATCCAGATAAAGCCCCGCTTGATTTAAGATACAGCCTTGCTCACGCCAAAGTCCCGATTGGCAAAACTACTTACTTGCACTCACTCAAGACTTCTGAGATCTACTACATACTTGAAGGCAAGGGCAAGATGTTTATCAATGACGAATGCGCCACACTTGAACCTGGCGACACCGTCTATATCCCC
The Cyanobacteriota bacterium genome window above contains:
- a CDS encoding cupin domain-containing protein, with translation MYIRKLMDCEEFIAGDNTMLREILHPDKAPLDLRYSLAHAKVPIGKTTYLHSLKTSEIYYILEGKGKMFINDECATLEPGDTVYIPPNAKQCIENISDQELVFICIVDPAWKEEDEVVY